TTTTGCCATTCCGACGGGTGATACACGCGGCTGACTTCCACGGCGGTGACCTTGTACTCCGGACAGTTGGTAGCCCAGTCGGAGTTGTCGGTGGTGATCACGTTGGCCCCCGATTCGGGGAAGTGGAAGGTGGTGTACACCACGCCCGGTGCCACCCGTTCGGTGACCCGCGCGCGCAGCACGGTCTGGCCGGCGCGGCTGCCGATGCCGACCCAATCGCCTTCGTTGATGCCACGGCTTTCGGCGTCGGTCGGGTGAATTTCCAGGCGGTCCTCGTCGTGCCAGGCGACGTTGTCGGTGCGCCGGGTCTGGGCGCCGACGTTGTACTGGCTGAGGATGCGCCCGGTGGTCAGCAGCAGTGGATAACGGCTGTTGACCTTCTCTTCGGTGGGCACGTAACCGGTGAGCATGAAGCGCCCCTTGCCGCGCACGAACTGCTCGATGTGCATGGTCGGCGTGCCGTCCGGCGCATTGGCGTTGCACGGCCATTGCAGGCTTCCGTGACGCTCCAGTTCCGCATAGCTGACATTGGTGAAGGTCGGCGTCAGGCGGGCGATCTCATCCATGATTTCCGACGGATGTTTGTAGTCCATCCGGTAGCCCAGGGCATTGGCCAGCGCCACCGTACCTTCCCAGTCGGCCTTGCCGCCCAGCGGGTCCATCACCTTGCGCACCCGCGAGATACGGCGCTCGGCGTTGGTGAAGGTGCCGTCCTTTTCCAGGAACGAAGCGCCCGGCAGGAACACGTGGGCGAACTTGGCGGTTTCGTTGAGGAAGATGTCCTGCACCACCACGCATTCCATGGCCGACAGGGCCGCGGTGACGTGCTGGGTGTTCGGGTCGCTTTGTGCGATGTCTTCGCCCTGGCAGTACAGGCCCTTGAAGCTGCCGGCCAGCGCCGACTCGAACATGTTGGGAATGCGCAGGCCGGGATCGGGTTGCAGGGTGACGTTCCACGCCTGTTCAAATTGCGCGCGGACCGTTTCGTTGGAGATGTGCCGATAGCCGGGCAGTTCGTGGGGGAAGGAGCCCATGTCGCAGGAACCCTGCACATTGTTCTGCCCCCGCAGCGGGTTCACGCCCACGCCTTCGCGGCCGATGTTGCCGGTGGCCATGGCGAGGTTGGCGATGCCCATCACCGAGGTGCTGCCCTGGCTGTGTTCGGTGACACCCAGGCCATAGTAGATCGCCGCGTTGCCGCCGGTGGCGTACAGGCGCGCGGCGGCGCGGATGTCGGCCGCCGGTACGCCGCAGATCGGGCCAATCACTTCCGGCGAGTTGTCCGCGCGGCTGACGAATTCGCTCCAGCGGGCGAAATCGACATTCTCGCAACGGGCGTCGATAAAGGCCTGGTCTTGCAGCCCTTCGGTGATGATGGTGTGGGCCAGTGCATTGAGCATGGCGACGTTGGTGCCGGGGCGCAGGGCCAGGTGATATTCGGCGCGGGCGTGCACCGAGTCCACCAGATCGATGCGTCGTGGATCGATGACGATCAGGCGCGCACCTTCACGCAGGCGGCGCTTGAGTTGCGAGGCAAACACCGGGTGCGCATCGCTCGGGTTGGCGCCCATCACCAGGATCACGTCGGCCTGCATCACCGAATCGAAACTCTGGGTGCCGGCGGACTCGCCCAACGTCTGCTTCAAGCCATAGCCGGTCGGCGAGTGACAGACCCGCGCGCAGGTGTCGACGTTGTTGTTGCCAAACGCGGCGCGCACCAGTTTCTGCACCAGATAGGTTTCTTCGTTGGTGCAACGGCTGGAAGTGATGCCGCCGATGGAATCGCGACCGTATTTTTGTTGCAGACGGCGGAATTCGCTGGCGGCGTAGGTCACCGCTTCATCCCAGCTGACTTCCTGCCACGGGTCGTTGATGTGCTGGCGGATCATCGGCTTGGTGATGCGATCCGGGTGGGTGGCGTAGCCCCAGGCGAAACGGCCCTTGACGCAGGAGTGGCCGTGGTTGGCCTGGCCGTTCTTGTCCGGAACCATGCGCACAAGCTGGTCGCCTTTCATCTCGGCGCGGAACGAGCAGCCCACGCCGCAATAGGCGCAGGTGGTGATCACGGCGTGTTCGGGCTGGCCCATTTCGACCACGTTTTTTTCCATCAGGGTCGCGGTAGGGCAGGCCTGCACGCAGGCGCCGCAGGACACGCATTCCGACTCGAGAAAGTTCTCGCCACCGGCCGCCGACACACGGGATTCAAAACCACGCCCGGTGATGGTCAGGGCGAAGGTGCCCTGGGTTTCTTCGCAGGCGCGCACGCAGCGGTTGCAGACGATGCACTTGCTCGGGTCGTAGTCGAAGTAGGGGTTGGATGTGTCCTTCACATCGGCCAG
This genomic interval from Pseudomonas putida contains the following:
- the fdhF gene encoding formate dehydrogenase subunit alpha; amino-acid sequence: MITLFDPKTDIDLGTPERHSEVQITLTIDGRSMSVPEGTSVMRAAALMGTTIPKLCATDSLEAFGSCRMCLVEIDGMRGYPASCTTPVTEGMTVHTQTPKLATLRRNVMELYISDHPLDCLTCSANGNCELQTVAGQVGLREVRYGYEGENHLADVKDTSNPYFDYDPSKCIVCNRCVRACEETQGTFALTITGRGFESRVSAAGGENFLESECVSCGACVQACPTATLMEKNVVEMGQPEHAVITTCAYCGVGCSFRAEMKGDQLVRMVPDKNGQANHGHSCVKGRFAWGYATHPDRITKPMIRQHINDPWQEVSWDEAVTYAASEFRRLQQKYGRDSIGGITSSRCTNEETYLVQKLVRAAFGNNNVDTCARVCHSPTGYGLKQTLGESAGTQSFDSVMQADVILVMGANPSDAHPVFASQLKRRLREGARLIVIDPRRIDLVDSVHARAEYHLALRPGTNVAMLNALAHTIITEGLQDQAFIDARCENVDFARWSEFVSRADNSPEVIGPICGVPAADIRAAARLYATGGNAAIYYGLGVTEHSQGSTSVMGIANLAMATGNIGREGVGVNPLRGQNNVQGSCDMGSFPHELPGYRHISNETVRAQFEQAWNVTLQPDPGLRIPNMFESALAGSFKGLYCQGEDIAQSDPNTQHVTAALSAMECVVVQDIFLNETAKFAHVFLPGASFLEKDGTFTNAERRISRVRKVMDPLGGKADWEGTVALANALGYRMDYKHPSEIMDEIARLTPTFTNVSYAELERHGSLQWPCNANAPDGTPTMHIEQFVRGKGRFMLTGYVPTEEKVNSRYPLLLTTGRILSQYNVGAQTRRTDNVAWHDEDRLEIHPTDAESRGINEGDWVGIGSRAGQTVLRARVTERVAPGVVYTTFHFPESGANVITTDNSDWATNCPEYKVTAVEVSRVYHPSEWQKRFQAFTEEQHRLLKERARGDKAEVRR